One Rhabdothermincola sediminis DNA window includes the following coding sequences:
- a CDS encoding alpha/beta hydrolase translates to MSARSFRRALLALVATAAMLTVASPASAGAPSQPGQAATGFGSSQGYIATGATKYETGSGSAGTRVWWYVPNRLRNGTSAPVVVFLHGFMLLAPEIYQGHIDHLTRQGYIVIFPQFNKGGLLGLMTDTDQNQMLKRAIDATNVALARLGSAADRSKIHLYGHSLGGLMGASWLARGGVPIRSATLANPSLDAGAAIPSFVRSLVRITPIDIASTARSHTVRTIIITGDRDTIAKPAESLTLAGLMTAAPEKVVYQALSDSTGSPAIQADHMAPIQDDGWLPSFLAELFGGTGEQDTLDWRVYYAALDANIAGHDTVPFEMGTWSNGVPVAAPVRLL, encoded by the coding sequence ATGTCAGCACGATCGTTCCGGCGAGCCCTGCTCGCCCTCGTCGCGACCGCAGCGATGCTGACGGTCGCATCACCAGCGAGCGCCGGCGCACCGAGCCAGCCCGGCCAGGCGGCCACGGGCTTTGGATCGAGCCAGGGCTACATCGCCACCGGTGCGACCAAGTACGAAACGGGCAGCGGGAGCGCCGGCACCCGCGTGTGGTGGTACGTCCCCAACCGGCTGCGCAACGGGACCTCCGCCCCCGTGGTCGTCTTCCTTCACGGGTTCATGCTGCTCGCGCCCGAGATCTACCAGGGCCACATCGACCACCTGACCCGCCAGGGCTACATCGTGATCTTCCCGCAGTTCAACAAGGGTGGGCTGCTCGGGCTCATGACCGACACCGATCAGAACCAGATGTTGAAGCGAGCCATCGACGCCACCAACGTGGCCCTCGCCCGACTCGGGAGCGCAGCCGACCGATCGAAGATCCATCTCTACGGCCACTCACTGGGCGGGCTCATGGGGGCCAGCTGGCTGGCCCGAGGAGGAGTGCCCATCCGGAGCGCGACCCTGGCCAACCCGTCGCTCGACGCCGGCGCAGCCATCCCGTCGTTCGTCCGCAGCCTGGTGCGGATCACGCCGATCGACATCGCGAGCACTGCGCGCTCCCACACGGTCCGCACGATCATCATCACCGGCGACCGCGACACCATCGCCAAACCTGCGGAGTCACTAACCCTGGCGGGCCTGATGACCGCCGCTCCTGAGAAGGTCGTCTACCAGGCGCTCTCGGACAGCACCGGCTCGCCCGCCATCCAGGCCGATCACATGGCCCCGATCCAGGACGACGGCTGGCTCCCGAGCTTCCTGGCCGAGCTCTTCGGCGGCACGGGCGAGCAGGACACGCTCGACTGGAGGGTGTACTACGCCGCGCTCGACGCCAACATCGCAGGACACGACACTGTGCCGTTCGAGATGGGCACCTGGTCGAACGGAGTGCCAGTGGCGGCGCCGGTCCGGCTGCTCTGA
- a CDS encoding enoyl-CoA hydratase/isomerase family protein, translating into MAADEAPLEEQVTYDESGGVAWITINAPDQGNALTMPRRDRLTELFQQASASLAVRAVVLTAAGDRHFCTGAALGGPRTAPPDRPEGAPERAVGDAARLIREGWQRLVSSILDCEKPVVAAVNGTAAGGGAQLVLACDLVVMADTARFIEVFVRRGIMPDAGGAYLLPRLVGLHKAKELMFLGDDVPAGEALRIGIANRVVPTAELIAEVEALASRLAEAPTRALAMTKWLLNRSFESDRRTAFDEEAFAQELVNGTDDAREGMTAFVERRAPAFRGW; encoded by the coding sequence ATGGCGGCGGACGAGGCACCGCTCGAGGAGCAGGTCACCTACGACGAGTCCGGCGGCGTGGCGTGGATCACGATCAACGCGCCGGACCAGGGCAACGCCCTGACCATGCCCCGGCGGGACCGGCTCACCGAGCTGTTCCAGCAGGCGTCCGCGTCGTTGGCGGTGCGGGCCGTGGTGCTCACCGCCGCGGGCGACCGGCACTTCTGCACCGGCGCGGCGCTCGGCGGCCCCCGCACGGCCCCGCCCGATCGGCCCGAAGGCGCGCCCGAGCGGGCGGTCGGCGACGCGGCCCGGCTCATCCGGGAGGGCTGGCAGCGCCTCGTGAGCTCGATCCTGGACTGTGAGAAGCCCGTCGTGGCTGCCGTGAACGGCACCGCCGCCGGCGGCGGCGCGCAGCTCGTGCTGGCCTGCGACCTGGTGGTGATGGCCGACACGGCCCGGTTCATCGAGGTGTTCGTGCGGCGGGGGATCATGCCCGATGCCGGCGGCGCCTACCTGCTCCCCCGGCTGGTCGGGCTGCACAAGGCCAAAGAGCTGATGTTCCTCGGCGATGACGTGCCCGCCGGGGAGGCCCTGCGCATCGGCATCGCCAACCGGGTGGTGCCCACGGCCGAGCTCATCGCCGAGGTGGAGGCGCTGGCGTCGCGGCTGGCCGAAGCCCCCACCCGCGCCCTGGCGATGACCAAGTGGCTCCTGAACCGCTCCTTCGAGTCCGACCGCCGGACCGCGTTCGACGAGGAGGCGTTCGCCCAGGAGCTGGTGAACGGCACCGACGACGCCCGCGAGGGGATGACCGCCTTCGTGGAGCGGCGCGCGCCGGCCTTCCGTGGCTGGTGA
- a CDS encoding MaoC/PaaZ C-terminal domain-containing protein, protein MAEPKLSFDDVNVGDQAPPLSHELTRTDLVMYAGASGDFNPMHHDEVAAQAAGLPSVFGHGMFSMGLLGKAITDYVGIGNLTRYKVRFTKQTWPGETLTSSVVVTGKREDGGRKLIDLEVTLANQDGEVKVAGEAVALAG, encoded by the coding sequence ATGGCCGAGCCCAAGCTGAGCTTCGACGACGTCAACGTCGGCGATCAGGCCCCGCCGTTGAGTCACGAGCTGACGCGAACCGACCTCGTCATGTATGCCGGCGCCTCCGGCGACTTCAATCCCATGCACCATGACGAGGTGGCCGCGCAGGCCGCGGGCCTGCCCAGTGTGTTCGGGCACGGCATGTTCTCGATGGGGCTGCTCGGCAAGGCGATCACCGACTACGTCGGCATCGGCAACCTGACTCGCTACAAGGTGCGCTTCACCAAGCAGACCTGGCCCGGCGAGACGCTCACGAGCAGCGTGGTCGTCACCGGCAAGCGTGAGGATGGCGGCCGGAAGCTGATCGACCTCGAGGTGACCCTCGCCAATCAGGACGGTGAGGTCAAGGTCGCCGGCGAGGCCGTCGCCCTGGCGGGCTGA
- a CDS encoding adenylate/guanylate cyclase domain-containing protein has protein sequence MLRRPSVRYRRPLQALATVRGVIVLQVLANGAGALLVFLYLQYLFPVRTPEQSQRVGLNLTVFGAYLLVTLFVAFPLNRYFLSRAVAWVRDGREPTDKERLATLTQPFQQTASAFLGWVGAAVIFGILNEDATRVSLGIVLAGLVTCALLYLLLERHFRPVFALALQDANLPRPHREILPRIMMAWLLGSAVPIVALGLAPLGVPAEQRGELSARIGVLVVASVVAGGLIMRAAARGVADPIEAVRRAMARVEEGDLDVEVLVDHAGEIGRLQAGFNDMVEGLRERRLLHDLYGRQVGVDVARAALDQGPQLGGEERSVTALFVDLDDFTGFSETHEPAEVVEELNAFFSVVVEVVMAEGGFVNKFEGDAALCIFGAPTDQPDHADRALRAAARLPEVVGRLPANPSVGVGVASGRAIAGHIGTPERFEYTVIGDPVNVAARLTVLAKRQRAQVLAAGDTLACASAETAAMWRPVGEERLRGRRAPTVLWAPAALYSADKQCLPFA, from the coding sequence ATGCTCCGGCGGCCCTCGGTGCGCTACCGCCGACCTCTCCAGGCCCTGGCCACGGTCCGGGGGGTCATCGTCCTGCAGGTCCTTGCGAACGGGGCCGGAGCGCTGCTGGTCTTCCTGTACCTGCAGTACCTCTTCCCGGTGCGCACCCCGGAGCAGTCCCAGCGGGTCGGCCTCAATCTCACCGTCTTCGGCGCCTACCTCCTCGTCACCCTCTTCGTCGCCTTCCCGCTCAACCGGTACTTCCTCTCCCGGGCGGTGGCCTGGGTGCGCGACGGGCGCGAGCCGACGGACAAGGAGCGCCTGGCCACCCTAACCCAGCCCTTCCAGCAGACCGCGTCGGCCTTCCTGGGGTGGGTCGGCGCGGCGGTGATCTTCGGCATCCTCAACGAGGACGCCACCCGCGTCTCCCTCGGGATCGTGCTCGCGGGGCTGGTGACCTGCGCGTTGCTGTACCTGCTGCTCGAGCGCCACTTCCGCCCGGTGTTCGCGCTGGCCCTCCAGGACGCGAACCTCCCCCGACCGCACCGGGAGATCCTGCCGCGGATCATGATGGCCTGGCTGCTCGGCTCCGCGGTCCCGATCGTGGCCCTGGGCCTCGCTCCACTCGGGGTGCCGGCCGAGCAGCGGGGCGAGCTCAGCGCCCGCATCGGCGTGCTGGTGGTGGCCAGCGTGGTGGCCGGTGGGCTGATCATGCGAGCCGCGGCGCGCGGGGTGGCGGATCCGATCGAAGCCGTGCGCCGGGCGATGGCCCGGGTCGAGGAGGGTGATCTCGACGTCGAGGTCCTGGTCGACCACGCGGGGGAGATCGGGCGGCTGCAAGCCGGCTTCAACGACATGGTGGAGGGCCTGCGGGAACGGCGCCTCCTCCATGACCTCTACGGGCGCCAGGTAGGCGTCGACGTGGCCCGTGCCGCGCTCGACCAGGGCCCACAACTCGGTGGTGAGGAGCGATCGGTCACCGCGCTGTTCGTCGACCTCGACGACTTCACGGGTTTCAGCGAGACCCACGAGCCCGCCGAGGTGGTCGAGGAGCTCAACGCGTTCTTCTCGGTGGTGGTGGAGGTGGTGATGGCGGAGGGTGGCTTCGTGAACAAGTTCGAAGGCGACGCCGCCCTGTGCATCTTCGGCGCGCCGACCGATCAACCGGACCATGCCGATCGTGCGCTGCGGGCCGCGGCCCGGCTCCCGGAAGTGGTCGGTCGTCTGCCCGCGAACCCGAGCGTGGGCGTCGGGGTGGCGAGCGGGCGGGCCATCGCCGGCCACATCGGCACACCGGAACGCTTCGAGTACACGGTGATCGGCGACCCGGTGAACGTGGCTGCCCGGCTCACGGTGCTGGCCAAGCGTCAGAGGGCGCAGGTCCTGGCCGCCGGCGACACCCTGGCCTGTGCGAGTGCGGAGACCGCGGCAATGTGGCGCCCGGTGGGTGAGGAGCGGCTCCGCGGCCGTCGTGCGCCAACCGTCCTGTGGGCGCCGGCAGCCCTTTACTCGGCAGATAAACAGTGTTTACCTTTCGCATGA
- a CDS encoding SDR family oxidoreductase, whose protein sequence is MGLFDGKVAVVTGAGRGIGRAEALLLAAEGAKVVVNDLGGAASGEGRDQTPAQQVVDEIVAAGGTAVANYDDVASWAGAENLIGQAVDELGGLDVLVNNAGILRDKMSFSMNEDEWDLVVNVHLKGHFCTSHFAGAHWRERSKQTGQPVEATIVNTTSESGLYGNAGQVNYAAAKAGIASMTIVVARELERYGVRVNAIAPVARTRLTEAVAGEYMTVQEGDFDRFAPENVAAVACWLASPLARGVSGQVVKVQGGVVQLLEGWRPRTEATAEKPWTIDGVEAVRDELFADSDGSIPPFFFPSPGR, encoded by the coding sequence ATGGGGCTCTTCGACGGCAAGGTCGCGGTGGTCACCGGCGCAGGCCGGGGGATCGGCCGGGCCGAAGCGCTGCTGCTCGCAGCCGAGGGCGCGAAGGTGGTGGTCAACGACCTCGGGGGGGCGGCGTCGGGGGAGGGCCGCGACCAGACCCCGGCGCAGCAGGTGGTGGATGAGATCGTGGCCGCGGGCGGCACGGCGGTGGCCAACTATGACGATGTCGCGTCCTGGGCGGGGGCCGAGAACCTCATCGGTCAAGCGGTCGACGAGCTGGGCGGGCTCGACGTGCTCGTCAACAACGCGGGGATCCTGCGGGACAAGATGAGCTTCTCGATGAACGAGGACGAGTGGGATCTCGTCGTCAACGTCCACCTCAAGGGCCACTTCTGCACCTCGCACTTCGCGGGCGCCCACTGGCGGGAGCGCTCGAAGCAGACCGGTCAGCCGGTCGAGGCGACGATCGTCAACACCACCTCGGAGTCCGGGCTGTACGGCAACGCGGGGCAGGTGAACTACGCGGCCGCCAAGGCCGGTATCGCGTCGATGACCATCGTCGTGGCCCGCGAGCTCGAGCGCTACGGCGTGCGGGTGAACGCCATCGCCCCCGTGGCTCGCACTCGGCTCACCGAGGCGGTCGCGGGGGAGTACATGACGGTGCAGGAAGGCGACTTCGACCGCTTCGCGCCGGAGAACGTCGCCGCGGTCGCCTGCTGGCTGGCGAGCCCGCTGGCGCGGGGCGTCTCGGGTCAGGTGGTGAAGGTGCAAGGCGGGGTGGTGCAGCTCCTCGAGGGTTGGCGCCCACGCACCGAGGCCACGGCCGAGAAGCCCTGGACCATCGACGGGGTGGAAGCGGTGCGCGACGAGCTGTTCGCGGACAGCGACGGCAGCATCCCACCGTTCTTCTTCCCGAGCCCGGGTCGGTAG
- a CDS encoding acyl-CoA dehydrogenase family protein, producing the protein MDFTLTDEQELLRATARSLLGNECPSTLVRAHWEDPSVVEPLWETHLREWVALGDGPLVDHCLFLEEAGHVLLPGPYFATSALFLPLLRALGHPSADVVAAGGLSGTVALAGLDGLWTTEPSPDPVRRFVPEADRVDQVALVLPGPAVAVLPASSLTARPMETLDSTRRLFEVEVPADVDPQPISPEALAAVLDRATVALAAEMVGTTRWLVSTSVQYSKERVQFDRPIGSFQGLQFKMVDMSLDHERAAAAVYYAAMTFDAGDPDRQRAAHVAKAAAGTAAKRAAKDAVQIHGGIGYTWESDVHLFLRRAYASEYLLGPSDWHHDRLADLLLGGSSLR; encoded by the coding sequence ATGGACTTCACCCTGACCGACGAGCAGGAGCTGCTGCGGGCCACCGCCCGATCGTTGCTCGGCAACGAGTGCCCTTCGACGCTGGTGCGTGCCCACTGGGAGGACCCGTCGGTGGTCGAGCCGCTGTGGGAGACGCACCTGCGGGAGTGGGTGGCGCTGGGAGACGGCCCCCTCGTGGACCACTGCCTCTTCCTCGAAGAAGCGGGTCACGTCCTGCTGCCCGGGCCCTACTTCGCCACCTCGGCGCTGTTCCTGCCACTCCTGCGAGCACTGGGGCACCCGAGCGCGGATGTGGTCGCCGCCGGTGGGCTCTCCGGCACCGTGGCCCTCGCCGGGCTCGACGGGCTGTGGACCACCGAGCCCTCGCCCGATCCCGTCCGGCGGTTCGTTCCGGAGGCCGATCGGGTCGATCAGGTGGCCCTCGTCCTGCCGGGACCGGCGGTGGCGGTGCTGCCCGCGTCGTCGCTCACCGCACGCCCCATGGAGACGCTGGACTCCACCCGACGGCTGTTCGAGGTCGAGGTCCCGGCGGATGTGGACCCGCAGCCCATCTCGCCTGAGGCGCTGGCCGCGGTGCTGGATCGGGCCACAGTCGCGCTGGCCGCGGAGATGGTGGGGACCACCCGGTGGCTGGTGAGCACCAGCGTGCAGTACTCGAAGGAGCGGGTGCAGTTCGACCGGCCCATCGGCTCCTTCCAGGGCCTGCAGTTCAAGATGGTCGACATGTCCCTCGATCACGAGCGGGCCGCGGCCGCGGTGTACTACGCGGCCATGACGTTCGACGCCGGGGACCCCGACCGCCAACGCGCCGCGCACGTGGCCAAGGCCGCGGCCGGCACAGCGGCCAAGAGGGCCGCCAAGGACGCGGTCCAGATCCACGGGGGCATCGGCTACACGTGGGAGTCCGACGTGCACCTGTTCCTGCGACGGGCCTACGCCAGCGAGTACCTCCTCGGCCCGTCGGACTGGCACCACGATCGCCTGGCGGATCTGCTCCTCGGCGGGTCCTCGCTGCGCTAG
- a CDS encoding aldehyde dehydrogenase family protein: MALSVLAHRDELGVGQGRLFIDGSWREGSEGAVWTHIHPASNEEVTTFATASGADVDAAVQAARRAFDDGRWTSLKAKDRKRLLQRVAQLIADHADELDRLQTLDNGMPVSFSSIYQVSSHIAADVFDYHAGWVDRIAGETIPQYTGSDMFTMTLREPVGVVAAIIPWNAPLLLFAQKAAPALAAGCTVVLKPSEYASLTAFRLTELLEQAGLPPGVFNLVAGEGSVTGEALITHPLIDKITFTGSRAVGRRILAAAADGIKRVSLELGGKSPNIVFPDIADPDLTAAAMMGMVSMGLSGQGCVCHTRALIHQDIYDEMIDKLATMAGMCVLGDPFDPATTSGPLINTRQLERVTGYIEQGREEGARLVVGGDRPDGELAQGNFVNPTLFADVDNRMTIAREEIFGPVLAAIPFKDEEEAIRLANDTDYGLGASVQTSDVKRALRIAKAVRSGTFGINGFTVMPNAPFGGYKTSGLGREGGREGIDAFLETKTVNIGLSDAAF; encoded by the coding sequence ATGGCGCTGTCAGTGTTGGCTCATCGGGACGAGCTCGGGGTGGGGCAGGGCCGGCTGTTCATCGACGGCTCCTGGCGCGAGGGCTCCGAGGGCGCTGTCTGGACCCACATCCACCCGGCGTCCAATGAAGAGGTCACCACCTTCGCCACCGCCTCGGGGGCCGACGTCGACGCCGCCGTGCAGGCCGCCCGTCGAGCCTTCGACGACGGCCGCTGGACGTCACTGAAGGCCAAGGACCGCAAGCGGCTGCTCCAGCGCGTCGCCCAGCTCATCGCCGATCACGCGGACGAGCTCGACCGCCTGCAGACCCTCGACAACGGCATGCCCGTGTCGTTCTCGTCCATCTACCAGGTGTCGAGCCACATCGCCGCCGACGTGTTCGACTACCACGCCGGGTGGGTGGACCGGATCGCCGGCGAGACCATCCCCCAGTACACGGGATCGGACATGTTCACCATGACCCTCCGCGAGCCGGTGGGGGTGGTGGCCGCCATCATCCCGTGGAACGCCCCGCTGCTGCTCTTCGCCCAGAAGGCCGCACCAGCGCTGGCTGCGGGATGCACGGTGGTGCTCAAGCCGTCGGAGTACGCGTCGCTCACCGCGTTCCGCCTCACCGAGCTGCTCGAGCAGGCCGGTCTCCCTCCGGGGGTGTTCAACCTGGTGGCGGGGGAGGGCTCGGTCACCGGGGAGGCGCTGATCACCCACCCGCTGATCGACAAGATCACCTTCACCGGCAGCCGGGCTGTCGGGCGGCGCATCCTCGCTGCCGCGGCCGACGGCATCAAGCGGGTGTCACTCGAGCTCGGGGGCAAGAGCCCCAACATCGTCTTCCCCGACATCGCGGACCCGGATCTCACCGCCGCGGCGATGATGGGTATGGTGTCGATGGGCCTGTCGGGCCAGGGCTGCGTCTGCCACACCCGGGCGCTGATCCACCAGGACATCTATGACGAGATGATCGACAAGCTGGCCACCATGGCGGGGATGTGCGTGCTCGGCGACCCCTTCGACCCGGCCACCACCTCCGGCCCGCTGATCAACACCCGCCAACTCGAGCGGGTGACCGGCTACATCGAGCAGGGCCGCGAGGAGGGGGCCCGGCTGGTGGTCGGTGGCGACCGTCCCGACGGTGAGTTGGCGCAGGGCAACTTCGTGAATCCGACCCTGTTCGCCGACGTCGACAACCGCATGACCATCGCCCGGGAGGAGATCTTCGGCCCGGTGCTGGCCGCCATCCCGTTCAAGGACGAGGAGGAGGCCATCCGCCTGGCCAACGACACCGACTACGGGCTCGGCGCGTCGGTGCAGACTTCCGACGTGAAGCGCGCGCTGCGGATCGCCAAGGCCGTGCGCAGCGGCACCTTCGGTATCAACGGCTTCACGGTCATGCCCAACGCGCCGTTCGGCGGCTACAAGACCTCCGGCCTGGGTCGCGAGGGCGGGCGAGAGGGCATCGACGCCTTCCTCGAGACGAAGACCGTCAACATCGGCCTGAGCGACGCGGCGTTCTGA
- a CDS encoding acyl-CoA dehydrogenase family protein, with protein MRLAWDPTDEAFREELRAFIDAHCPPQARVGKDFLGGDDEIIPDWAREWQATLFDHGWMIPGYPPELGGRNATPVQTLIYLEELARQGIPRSVHFGGYAIVGPSLLEFGNDEQKAMAPAAIRGDTVWCVGMSEPDAGSDLANLQTRAVLDGDSFIVNGQKVWTSYATVAQKCFCYVRTNPNVPKHKGISVLIIDLDTPGVDVRPLRQISGGSEFAEVFFTDVVVPASNLVGELDNGWRITMGSLAHERGGLWVEGVFGCQRAVEGLVALAERRGLAGDPAVRRRLAAAYERVATLKALGYKGFAGFAQGSSAPEHSYMKLATAELRRELFELGMDLQGPFGAVVEPAFTEERARWQQGFFVGLAANIGGGTSEIQRNTVATRVLGLPKG; from the coding sequence GTGCGCCTGGCATGGGATCCGACCGATGAGGCATTCCGTGAGGAGCTGCGAGCCTTCATCGACGCCCACTGCCCGCCGCAGGCGCGGGTCGGCAAGGACTTCCTCGGTGGGGACGACGAGATCATCCCCGATTGGGCCCGGGAGTGGCAGGCCACGTTGTTCGACCACGGCTGGATGATCCCCGGCTACCCACCCGAGCTCGGCGGCCGCAACGCCACCCCGGTCCAGACCCTCATCTACCTCGAGGAGCTGGCCCGCCAGGGCATCCCCCGCTCCGTGCACTTCGGCGGCTACGCCATCGTCGGTCCGAGCCTGCTCGAGTTCGGCAACGACGAGCAGAAGGCGATGGCCCCCGCGGCGATCAGGGGTGACACGGTGTGGTGCGTGGGCATGAGCGAGCCCGACGCCGGCTCGGACCTCGCCAACCTGCAGACCCGGGCCGTGCTCGACGGTGACTCGTTCATCGTGAACGGCCAGAAGGTCTGGACCTCCTACGCCACCGTGGCGCAGAAGTGCTTCTGCTACGTGCGCACCAACCCGAACGTGCCCAAGCACAAGGGCATCAGCGTGCTGATCATCGACCTCGACACGCCGGGTGTCGACGTCCGCCCGCTCCGCCAGATCAGCGGCGGGTCGGAGTTCGCGGAGGTGTTCTTCACCGACGTGGTGGTGCCGGCGTCGAACCTGGTGGGTGAGCTCGACAACGGCTGGCGCATCACCATGGGCTCGCTGGCGCACGAGCGCGGCGGCCTGTGGGTGGAGGGGGTGTTCGGCTGCCAGCGGGCGGTCGAGGGGCTGGTGGCGCTGGCCGAGCGGCGGGGGCTGGCGGGCGATCCGGCCGTGCGCCGTCGCCTGGCGGCCGCGTACGAGCGGGTGGCCACCCTGAAGGCCCTCGGCTACAAGGGCTTCGCCGGCTTCGCCCAGGGCAGCTCGGCGCCCGAGCACAGCTACATGAAGCTGGCCACCGCCGAGTTGCGGCGTGAGCTGTTCGAGCTGGGGATGGACCTGCAGGGTCCGTTCGGGGCGGTGGTCGAGCCGGCCTTCACCGAGGAGCGCGCTCGCTGGCAGCAGGGGTTTTTCGTAGGCCTGGCAGCCAACATCGGTGGCGGTACGTCGGAGATCCAGCGCAACACGGTCGCGACCCGGGTGCTCGGGCTGCCGAAGGGGTAG
- a CDS encoding outer membrane protein assembly factor BamB family protein: MQSRRAIAGLLAASLALAACRADPPAFPAADPGPVAGAGECDWPMWGHNLARTFAYPCETALSTATVADLELAWFFNTYDVVTATPAIVDGTAYVGDWSGRFYAVDVTTGEARWTFQAATEPNVYAGQIVSSAAVADIDGVRTVVFGSGRTVHALRADTGEERWSHAVGTDDPQDFTEIESSPAIADGKVLVGTDVHNRPGQQAGLLALDAGTGQRLWFFDPDQGQPPQGCADVWGSPSVDLERRTVFVGTANCPRSPDGWGPYTEALVAVDLDTGEPRWAFQPHEPNNDDLDFAGAPNLFRARGRDLVGLGNKDGTYYAVDRDTGKLVWKAKATEPGIEEPGANFSTGGFIGGTAYAEGIIAGGTAVGPPPFVHAIDAANGKILWQDAGVQAIYGSAAVANGVLFIGGNDFTLRAYDLRTGEVLWSHEMRGVVAGGPVVVGDSLYAVAGIREPGLDARSETSGLYRFVLRGRTPGMTQPAPTTSTTAERATGVVLAPNVQPCMGSPCDMFRAGITLRRPPGLSPTATLEVQTDPFRVTFQGEGLGRPEEWLQPGSPAAQAGATMFGLFISERDDNPVGGVLCILDEDYRCSTDSLPARTSYNRITLLALASADTMPTPADGAARLLVTVSFDPPLTPVN; the protein is encoded by the coding sequence GTGCAGTCGAGGAGAGCGATCGCCGGCCTGCTCGCCGCCAGCCTCGCGCTCGCGGCGTGCCGGGCCGACCCGCCGGCGTTCCCGGCTGCCGACCCGGGCCCGGTCGCCGGGGCCGGTGAGTGTGACTGGCCGATGTGGGGGCACAACCTCGCCCGCACCTTCGCCTACCCCTGCGAGACCGCCCTGTCGACGGCCACGGTGGCCGACCTCGAGCTGGCCTGGTTCTTCAACACCTATGACGTGGTGACCGCGACCCCCGCGATCGTCGACGGCACCGCGTACGTCGGTGACTGGTCGGGGCGCTTCTACGCGGTCGACGTGACCACCGGTGAGGCCCGCTGGACCTTCCAGGCCGCCACGGAGCCGAACGTGTACGCCGGTCAGATCGTCTCGAGCGCCGCGGTGGCCGACATCGACGGGGTGCGTACGGTGGTGTTCGGGAGCGGCCGCACGGTGCACGCATTGCGGGCCGACACCGGTGAGGAACGCTGGTCCCACGCGGTGGGCACCGACGACCCCCAGGACTTCACCGAGATCGAGTCCTCACCGGCGATCGCCGACGGCAAGGTTCTGGTGGGCACCGACGTGCACAATCGGCCCGGCCAGCAGGCGGGGCTGCTGGCGCTCGACGCCGGGACGGGCCAGCGACTGTGGTTCTTCGACCCTGACCAAGGCCAGCCACCACAAGGCTGTGCCGACGTGTGGGGGTCCCCCAGCGTGGACCTGGAGCGCCGGACGGTGTTCGTCGGGACCGCCAACTGCCCCCGCTCGCCCGACGGATGGGGTCCTTACACCGAGGCCCTCGTCGCCGTCGACCTCGACACCGGCGAGCCGCGCTGGGCCTTCCAACCCCACGAGCCGAACAACGACGACCTCGACTTCGCCGGGGCACCCAACCTCTTCCGGGCGAGAGGGCGCGACCTGGTGGGCCTCGGCAACAAGGACGGCACCTACTACGCCGTCGACCGTGACACCGGGAAGCTGGTCTGGAAGGCCAAGGCCACCGAGCCCGGCATCGAGGAGCCCGGCGCCAACTTCTCGACCGGCGGGTTCATCGGTGGCACCGCCTACGCCGAAGGCATCATCGCCGGGGGCACCGCGGTCGGTCCGCCGCCCTTCGTGCACGCCATCGACGCGGCCAACGGGAAGATCCTCTGGCAGGACGCCGGGGTGCAGGCGATCTACGGCTCGGCTGCGGTGGCCAACGGCGTGCTGTTCATCGGTGGAAACGACTTCACCCTGCGGGCCTACGACCTGCGCACCGGCGAGGTGCTCTGGTCCCACGAGATGCGCGGTGTGGTGGCGGGTGGCCCAGTCGTGGTCGGCGACAGCCTCTACGCGGTGGCCGGCATCCGCGAGCCCGGCCTGGACGCCCGCAGCGAGACCAGCGGCCTGTACCGCTTCGTGCTCCGGGGGCGCACGCCTGGCATGACCCAGCCGGCGCCGACCACCTCCACCACGGCAGAACGAGCGACCGGGGTGGTGCTGGCGCCCAACGTCCAGCCCTGCATGGGCAGCCCCTGCGACATGTTCCGGGCGGGTATCACCCTGCGGCGCCCGCCAGGGCTGAGTCCCACCGCCACCCTCGAGGTCCAGACCGATCCGTTCCGGGTCACCTTCCAGGGTGAAGGGCTGGGACGGCCCGAGGAGTGGTTGCAGCCGGGCAGCCCTGCCGCCCAGGCAGGTGCGACGATGTTCGGCCTGTTCATCTCCGAGCGCGACGACAACCCGGTCGGCGGTGTCCTGTGCATCCTCGACGAGGACTACCGCTGCAGCACCGACTCCCTGCCGGCACGCACGTCCTACAACCGCATCACCCTGCTCGCGTTGGCGAGCGCCGACACGATGCCCACCCCAGCCGACGGAGCGGCCCGCCTGCTGGTGACGGTGTCGTTCGATCCACCGCTGACCCCCGTCAACTGA